The DNA segment TTGACAGCCAAAATCAGATCATTGCAATCCAACGGACAGGAAGTTAAGACAGCAGTGCCGGGACAACGTACCGCTATCTCGCTAACTGGCATCAATCGAGAATTGCTGGTTCGAGGTGGCGTCATTTCCGATAGAATGGACCTGTCGTTTTTCAAAGACCAGGCAGTACTGGCACTGTCCGTCGAACTGCTCAAAGATGCCCCGGTGTCAATTGCAGATCGTCGCCGCGTCGTATTGATCGTTGGCACCAGCGAGGTTGAAGGTGAGTTGCGTCTGTTCGAAAAAAGCGAGATAAGACCTTCACAGAAAGGCATTGTCTTTTTCAAACCGGATGATCCGACCTACGCCCTGATCGGAGATCATTTCATCATGCGCCTGCCAACACCGATGGTCACTCTCGGCGGGGGAACAATACTCGATCACTTGAGTCATTTCCCAAGACGTAAACTGTGGGCAAACTACGAATACCTGCATGAACGATTATCCGGGCTCGTTGAGGATGTCGTGCTATCGGAACTTCGCAAACATATACTTGTCCCTCGTGAGCGACTACTGGCAGAGTCCGATTTCTCTCGTAGCGAAGTCAAGAAAAACGTAGCCGCGATGTCCCGAGAGGGACAGGTAGGTTCATTTGAGGGACATATCTTTCGGACCGAAGTTCTCGAAAACGCCGCTACTAACCTGCGCGACGGGATGACAGCATATCTCGAAAGCAAACCTCACCTGAAAGGTGTACCGCTGGAACAACTCCTGCACCTCTCCCCTTTCCCATCCGAAACGACCGACATCCTGATCAAACACATGCTTTCGGGTGGTGTGTTGTTGCGATCGGGAGGTGACTACAATCTTAGTGGCCGCGATATGAGCCTCAAGGGACCGGTGAAAAAAGCATACAACGAAATAATTGACTTGCTTCGCCAAGAAAAATATACACCTCCCACCTTGAGTAAATTAGCCGACATGGGGAAACCATACCGCGAGGCGATCAAGTTCATTCTTGATTCCGGCGAAGCCCACAAATGTGGAACGCACTTTCTGTTCATCACTGAGGTATGGAGCGAAATCATCGAGTTTGTGCGAGAGAGGCTAACATCATCTCAATCATTGGCGGTACCCGACCTGCGTGAGAGGTTCGGCTACACTCGCAAGTTCGCCATTCCGATTCTCGAAGAAATGGACCGTATAAAACTGACCCGCCGCGAGGGTGATGTACGCATAAAGGGAGAACGATTTGACGACGAGGAGTTTGATCTCTAACGCCCGCATCTATACGATGGCGGATGGAATTATTGTCAATTCTATGGTGGTTGAACGAGGCCGGGTTGTGGCTGTCGGCAACCAACTCGAAGGCGTGGATTGTTTCCGCAAACACAAACGAATTGATCTGGGCGGCCGCACAGTAGTGCCGGGATTTGTCGATGCCCATACCCATTTTGTGTATTTCGCGATGTCGCTCGGACGAGTATGGCTTCAGGAATTCGATACACTGGACGCCTGCCTCAAAGAGATCAAACGCTCCTGTCACAAGCTGGGCAAGAATGATTGGGTCGTAGGCGAAGGTTATCTTCCTGATCGTTTCCGCCAGAAGGTCGAACCGGATCGGCTGATGCTTGATAAAGTGACCGGTGGACGACCGGCGTTTATTTATTCCAAAGACGGGCATACAGCCTGGGTGAACAGCAAAGCGCTCGAACTGGCGGGGATTTCCAAACAGACCCGCGATCCCGATGGTGGCGAGATCGTTCGTCTGGCAGACGGCTCTCCATCCGGTATCCTGC comes from the Candidatus Zixiibacteriota bacterium genome and includes:
- the selB gene encoding selenocysteine-specific translation elongation factor codes for the protein MIVIGTAGHIDHGKSSIVKRLTGTDPDRLPEEKARGMTIDLGFAFHKTHAGDIIAFVDVPGHERFVKNMIAGAGGTDAVMLVIAADDGWMPQSEEHFQVVRLLGVQHGLIVINKTDLVEKDWLELLIEDVRNKVAGSFLADAPILTVSAQTGFGFEELSAHLEEITQTVEARKDMGKPRLCIDRSFVRPGIGGVATGTLRGGSFALGQTVSLWPSQLTAKIRSLQSNGQEVKTAVPGQRTAISLTGINRELLVRGGVISDRMDLSFFKDQAVLALSVELLKDAPVSIADRRRVVLIVGTSEVEGELRLFEKSEIRPSQKGIVFFKPDDPTYALIGDHFIMRLPTPMVTLGGGTILDHLSHFPRRKLWANYEYLHERLSGLVEDVVLSELRKHILVPRERLLAESDFSRSEVKKNVAAMSREGQVGSFEGHIFRTEVLENAATNLRDGMTAYLESKPHLKGVPLEQLLHLSPFPSETTDILIKHMLSGGVLLRSGGDYNLSGRDMSLKGPVKKAYNEIIDLLRQEKYTPPTLSKLADMGKPYREAIKFILDSGEAHKCGTHFLFITEVWSEIIEFVRERLTSSQSLAVPDLRERFGYTRKFAIPILEEMDRIKLTRREGDVRIKGERFDDEEFDL